One genomic window of Saccopteryx bilineata isolate mSacBil1 chromosome 4, mSacBil1_pri_phased_curated, whole genome shotgun sequence includes the following:
- the TGM5 gene encoding protein-glutamine gamma-glutamyltransferase 5 isoform X1, with the protein MAQGLELSITDLQSSCNNVQHHTEEISSDHLIVRRGLAFNITLYFRNRDFQPGMDNIVFVAETGPLPDLAKGTRAVFGLSSHHNLSPWMASLENNRATSLEVSLCAPPTAAVGRYLLKVHIDSFQGSVTAYQLGEFILLFNPWCPGDAVYLDSEPQRQEYVMNDYGFIYQGSKNWIRPCPWNYGQFEENIIDICLKLLDKSLNFQIDPAADCALRGCPIYISRVVCAMINSNDDNGVLNGKWSENYSDGTNPAEWTGSVAILKQWHATGCQPVRYGQCWVFAAIMCTVMRCLGIPTRVITNFDSGHDTDGNLIIDEYYDNTGRILENKKKDTVWNFHVWNECWMARKDLPPGYGGWQVLDATPQETSNGLYCCGPASVRAIKEGEVNLSYDTAFAFSMVNADCVSWLVHGGKEQRLHRDTNSVGNFISTKSIHSDERDDVTENYKYEEGSPQEREAFLKALQKLEAGRSQGRYRADSQPFRPIPLSQGHPRSLDTPSLRPSDVIQVSLKFQLLDLPNMGQDIQFVLLALNMSLQFKDLKVNLSAQSLLHDGSPLPPFWQDTAFIQLFPEEAKTHPCQIPYSQYSRYLSTDKLIRITALGEEKSSPKKILVDKIINLVYPAIMINVLGAAIVNQPISIQVIFSNPLSEQVEDCVLTVEGSGLFKKQQRVFIGILKPQHRASITLKTVPFKTGQRQIQANLRSNKFKDIKGYKNVYVDVML; encoded by the exons GGCTGGAGTTGTCCATCACAGACCTTCAGAGCTCCTGCAATAACGTGCAGCACCACACAGAGGAGATCAGCTCTGACCACCTCATTGTTCGCCGGGGCCTGGCTTTCAACATCACTCTGTACTTCAGGAACCGGGACTTCCAGCCGGGCATGGACAACATCGTCTTTGTGGCTGAGACAG GACCGCTGCCAGACCTGGCCAAGGGGACTCGAGCTGTGTTCGGCCTGTCAAGTCATCATAACCTCAGCCCCTGGATGGCCTCACTGGAGAACAACAGGGCCACCTCCCTGGAGGTGAGCCTGTGTGCCCCGCCCACGGCGGCTGTGGGTCGCTATCTCTTAAAGGTTCATATTGACTCCTTCCAGGGGTCTGTCACAGCCTACCAGCTTGGGGAATTCATTCTGCTCTTCAATCCCTGGTGCCCAG GGGATGCTGTCTACTTGGACAGCGAGCCTCAGAGGCAGGAATATGTCATGAATGATTATGGCTTCATCTACCAAGGGAGTAAGAACTGGATTCGTCCTTGCCCCTGGAACTATGGACAG TTTGAAGAGAATATCATAGACATCTGCCTGAAGTTGCTGGACAAGAGCCTGAACTTCCAGATTGACCCAGCTGCAGACTGTGCCCTTCGGGGATGCCCCATCTACATCAGCAGAGTGGTGTGTGCCATG ATCAACAGCAATGATGACAATGGGGTGCTTAATGGAAAATGGAGTGAGAATTACTCAGACGGCACCAACCCTGCAGAGTGGACTGGCAGCGTGGCCATCCTAAAACAGTGGCACGCCACAGGTTGCCAGCCAGTGCGCTACGGACAGTGCTGGGTCTTTGCTGCCATCATGTGCACAG TGATGAGGTGCCTGGGAATCCCCACCCGCGTGATCACCAACTTTGACTCTGGCCATGACACAGACGGAAACCTGATCATAGATGAGTATTATGACAACACAGGCAGGATTTTGGAGAATAAGAAGAAGGACACTGTCTG gaaCTTCCACGTCTGGAACGAGTGCTGGATGGCCCGGAAGGACCTCCCTCCCGGATACGGAGGCTGGCAGGTGCTGGACGCCACACCTCAGGAGACGAGCAACG GCCTGTACTGCTGCGGCCCTGCCTCCGTCAGAGCCATCAAAGAGGGAGAGGTGAATCTGAGCTACGACACGGCCTTTGCCTTTTCCATGGTGAATGCTGATTGTGTGTCCTGGCTCGTCCACggagggaaggagcagagacTTCACCGGGACACGAATTCTGTTGGCAATTTTATCAGCACCAAGAGCATCCACAGTGATGAGCGGGATGACGTCACAGAGAACTACAAGTACGAAGAAG GTTCCCCtcaggaaagggaagcatttctGAAGGCTCTTCAGAAGCTGGAGGCTGGAAGGTCTCAAGGCCGTTACCGAGCAGACTCACAACCTTTCAGGCccataccactgagccaaggccATCCTCGAAGCCTGGATACACCTTCCCTTCGGCCCAGTGATGTTATCCAGGTTTCCCTGAAATTTCAGCTGCTCGACCTACCCAACATGGGCCAGGACATACAGTTTGTCCTTCTGGCCCTCAACATGTCACTTCAGTTCAAGGACCTCAAAGTGAATCTGAGTGCCCAGTCTCTGCTGCATGATGgcagccccctgcccccattcTGGCAGGACACAGCCTTCATCCAACTCTTTCCTGAAGAAG CAAAGACCCATCCCTGCCAAATCCCCTATTCCCAGTACAGCCGGTACCTGTCAACAGACAAGCTGATTCGCATCACTGCCCTGGGAGAAGAGAAGAGCAGTCCCAAGAAGATCCTGGTGGACAAGATCATCAACTTAGTGTATCCTGCCATCATGATTAAT GTCCTAGGAGCAGCCATTGTGAACCAGCCCATCTCCATAcaggtgatattttcaaaccCTCTCTCGGAGCAGGTTGAAGACTGTGTGCTGACCGTGGAAGGAAGTGGTCTCTTCAAGAAACAGCAGAGAGTCTT CATTGGAATCCTCAAACCCCAACACAGGGCCAGCATCACTCTAAAGACTGTCCCCTTCAAGACTGGCCAAAGGCAGATCCAAGCTAATCTGAGGAGCAACAAGTTTAAAGACATCAAGGGTTACAAGAACGTCTATGTTGACGTGATGTTATAA
- the TGM5 gene encoding protein-glutamine gamma-glutamyltransferase 5 isoform X2, with translation MAQGLELSITDLQSSCNNVQHHTEEISSDHLIVRRGLAFNITLYFRNRDFQPGMDNIVFVAETGPLPDLAKGTRAVFGLSSHHNLSPWMASLENNRATSLEVSLCAPPTAAVGRYLLKVHIDSFQGSVTAYQLGEFILLFNPWCPGDAVYLDSEPQRQEYVMNDYGFIYQGSKNWIRPCPWNYGQFEENIIDICLKLLDKSLNFQIDPAADCALRGCPIYISRVVCAMINSNDDNGVLNGKWSENYSDGTNPAEWTGSVAILKQWHATGCQPVRYGQCWVFAAIMCTVMRCLGIPTRVITNFDSGHDTDGNLIIDEYYDNTGRILENKKKDTVWNFHVWNECWMARKDLPPGYGGWQVLDATPQETSNGLYCCGPASVRAIKEGEVNLSYDTAFAFSMVNADCVSWLVHGGKEQRLHRDTNSVGNFISTKSIHSDERDDVTENYKYEEGSPQEREAFLKALQKLEAGRSQGRYRADSQPFRPIPLSQGHPRSLDTPSLRPSDVIQVSLKFQLLDLPNMGQDIQFVLLALNMSLQFKDLKVNLSAQSLLHDGSPLPPFWQDTAFIQLFPEEAKTHPCQIPYSQYSRYLSTDKLIRITALGEEKSSPKKILVDKIINLVYPAIMINVEDCVLTVEGSGLFKKQQRVFIGILKPQHRASITLKTVPFKTGQRQIQANLRSNKFKDIKGYKNVYVDVML, from the exons GGCTGGAGTTGTCCATCACAGACCTTCAGAGCTCCTGCAATAACGTGCAGCACCACACAGAGGAGATCAGCTCTGACCACCTCATTGTTCGCCGGGGCCTGGCTTTCAACATCACTCTGTACTTCAGGAACCGGGACTTCCAGCCGGGCATGGACAACATCGTCTTTGTGGCTGAGACAG GACCGCTGCCAGACCTGGCCAAGGGGACTCGAGCTGTGTTCGGCCTGTCAAGTCATCATAACCTCAGCCCCTGGATGGCCTCACTGGAGAACAACAGGGCCACCTCCCTGGAGGTGAGCCTGTGTGCCCCGCCCACGGCGGCTGTGGGTCGCTATCTCTTAAAGGTTCATATTGACTCCTTCCAGGGGTCTGTCACAGCCTACCAGCTTGGGGAATTCATTCTGCTCTTCAATCCCTGGTGCCCAG GGGATGCTGTCTACTTGGACAGCGAGCCTCAGAGGCAGGAATATGTCATGAATGATTATGGCTTCATCTACCAAGGGAGTAAGAACTGGATTCGTCCTTGCCCCTGGAACTATGGACAG TTTGAAGAGAATATCATAGACATCTGCCTGAAGTTGCTGGACAAGAGCCTGAACTTCCAGATTGACCCAGCTGCAGACTGTGCCCTTCGGGGATGCCCCATCTACATCAGCAGAGTGGTGTGTGCCATG ATCAACAGCAATGATGACAATGGGGTGCTTAATGGAAAATGGAGTGAGAATTACTCAGACGGCACCAACCCTGCAGAGTGGACTGGCAGCGTGGCCATCCTAAAACAGTGGCACGCCACAGGTTGCCAGCCAGTGCGCTACGGACAGTGCTGGGTCTTTGCTGCCATCATGTGCACAG TGATGAGGTGCCTGGGAATCCCCACCCGCGTGATCACCAACTTTGACTCTGGCCATGACACAGACGGAAACCTGATCATAGATGAGTATTATGACAACACAGGCAGGATTTTGGAGAATAAGAAGAAGGACACTGTCTG gaaCTTCCACGTCTGGAACGAGTGCTGGATGGCCCGGAAGGACCTCCCTCCCGGATACGGAGGCTGGCAGGTGCTGGACGCCACACCTCAGGAGACGAGCAACG GCCTGTACTGCTGCGGCCCTGCCTCCGTCAGAGCCATCAAAGAGGGAGAGGTGAATCTGAGCTACGACACGGCCTTTGCCTTTTCCATGGTGAATGCTGATTGTGTGTCCTGGCTCGTCCACggagggaaggagcagagacTTCACCGGGACACGAATTCTGTTGGCAATTTTATCAGCACCAAGAGCATCCACAGTGATGAGCGGGATGACGTCACAGAGAACTACAAGTACGAAGAAG GTTCCCCtcaggaaagggaagcatttctGAAGGCTCTTCAGAAGCTGGAGGCTGGAAGGTCTCAAGGCCGTTACCGAGCAGACTCACAACCTTTCAGGCccataccactgagccaaggccATCCTCGAAGCCTGGATACACCTTCCCTTCGGCCCAGTGATGTTATCCAGGTTTCCCTGAAATTTCAGCTGCTCGACCTACCCAACATGGGCCAGGACATACAGTTTGTCCTTCTGGCCCTCAACATGTCACTTCAGTTCAAGGACCTCAAAGTGAATCTGAGTGCCCAGTCTCTGCTGCATGATGgcagccccctgcccccattcTGGCAGGACACAGCCTTCATCCAACTCTTTCCTGAAGAAG CAAAGACCCATCCCTGCCAAATCCCCTATTCCCAGTACAGCCGGTACCTGTCAACAGACAAGCTGATTCGCATCACTGCCCTGGGAGAAGAGAAGAGCAGTCCCAAGAAGATCCTGGTGGACAAGATCATCAACTTAGTGTATCCTGCCATCATGATTAAT GTTGAAGACTGTGTGCTGACCGTGGAAGGAAGTGGTCTCTTCAAGAAACAGCAGAGAGTCTT CATTGGAATCCTCAAACCCCAACACAGGGCCAGCATCACTCTAAAGACTGTCCCCTTCAAGACTGGCCAAAGGCAGATCCAAGCTAATCTGAGGAGCAACAAGTTTAAAGACATCAAGGGTTACAAGAACGTCTATGTTGACGTGATGTTATAA
- the TGM5 gene encoding protein-glutamine gamma-glutamyltransferase 5 isoform X3 has protein sequence MDNIVFVAETGPLPDLAKGTRAVFGLSSHHNLSPWMASLENNRATSLEVSLCAPPTAAVGRYLLKVHIDSFQGSVTAYQLGEFILLFNPWCPGDAVYLDSEPQRQEYVMNDYGFIYQGSKNWIRPCPWNYGQFEENIIDICLKLLDKSLNFQIDPAADCALRGCPIYISRVVCAMINSNDDNGVLNGKWSENYSDGTNPAEWTGSVAILKQWHATGCQPVRYGQCWVFAAIMCTVMRCLGIPTRVITNFDSGHDTDGNLIIDEYYDNTGRILENKKKDTVWNFHVWNECWMARKDLPPGYGGWQVLDATPQETSNGLYCCGPASVRAIKEGEVNLSYDTAFAFSMVNADCVSWLVHGGKEQRLHRDTNSVGNFISTKSIHSDERDDVTENYKYEEGSPQEREAFLKALQKLEAGRSQGRYRADSQPFRPIPLSQGHPRSLDTPSLRPSDVIQVSLKFQLLDLPNMGQDIQFVLLALNMSLQFKDLKVNLSAQSLLHDGSPLPPFWQDTAFIQLFPEEAKTHPCQIPYSQYSRYLSTDKLIRITALGEEKSSPKKILVDKIINLVYPAIMINVLGAAIVNQPISIQVIFSNPLSEQVEDCVLTVEGSGLFKKQQRVFIGILKPQHRASITLKTVPFKTGQRQIQANLRSNKFKDIKGYKNVYVDVML, from the exons ATGGACAACATCGTCTTTGTGGCTGAGACAG GACCGCTGCCAGACCTGGCCAAGGGGACTCGAGCTGTGTTCGGCCTGTCAAGTCATCATAACCTCAGCCCCTGGATGGCCTCACTGGAGAACAACAGGGCCACCTCCCTGGAGGTGAGCCTGTGTGCCCCGCCCACGGCGGCTGTGGGTCGCTATCTCTTAAAGGTTCATATTGACTCCTTCCAGGGGTCTGTCACAGCCTACCAGCTTGGGGAATTCATTCTGCTCTTCAATCCCTGGTGCCCAG GGGATGCTGTCTACTTGGACAGCGAGCCTCAGAGGCAGGAATATGTCATGAATGATTATGGCTTCATCTACCAAGGGAGTAAGAACTGGATTCGTCCTTGCCCCTGGAACTATGGACAG TTTGAAGAGAATATCATAGACATCTGCCTGAAGTTGCTGGACAAGAGCCTGAACTTCCAGATTGACCCAGCTGCAGACTGTGCCCTTCGGGGATGCCCCATCTACATCAGCAGAGTGGTGTGTGCCATG ATCAACAGCAATGATGACAATGGGGTGCTTAATGGAAAATGGAGTGAGAATTACTCAGACGGCACCAACCCTGCAGAGTGGACTGGCAGCGTGGCCATCCTAAAACAGTGGCACGCCACAGGTTGCCAGCCAGTGCGCTACGGACAGTGCTGGGTCTTTGCTGCCATCATGTGCACAG TGATGAGGTGCCTGGGAATCCCCACCCGCGTGATCACCAACTTTGACTCTGGCCATGACACAGACGGAAACCTGATCATAGATGAGTATTATGACAACACAGGCAGGATTTTGGAGAATAAGAAGAAGGACACTGTCTG gaaCTTCCACGTCTGGAACGAGTGCTGGATGGCCCGGAAGGACCTCCCTCCCGGATACGGAGGCTGGCAGGTGCTGGACGCCACACCTCAGGAGACGAGCAACG GCCTGTACTGCTGCGGCCCTGCCTCCGTCAGAGCCATCAAAGAGGGAGAGGTGAATCTGAGCTACGACACGGCCTTTGCCTTTTCCATGGTGAATGCTGATTGTGTGTCCTGGCTCGTCCACggagggaaggagcagagacTTCACCGGGACACGAATTCTGTTGGCAATTTTATCAGCACCAAGAGCATCCACAGTGATGAGCGGGATGACGTCACAGAGAACTACAAGTACGAAGAAG GTTCCCCtcaggaaagggaagcatttctGAAGGCTCTTCAGAAGCTGGAGGCTGGAAGGTCTCAAGGCCGTTACCGAGCAGACTCACAACCTTTCAGGCccataccactgagccaaggccATCCTCGAAGCCTGGATACACCTTCCCTTCGGCCCAGTGATGTTATCCAGGTTTCCCTGAAATTTCAGCTGCTCGACCTACCCAACATGGGCCAGGACATACAGTTTGTCCTTCTGGCCCTCAACATGTCACTTCAGTTCAAGGACCTCAAAGTGAATCTGAGTGCCCAGTCTCTGCTGCATGATGgcagccccctgcccccattcTGGCAGGACACAGCCTTCATCCAACTCTTTCCTGAAGAAG CAAAGACCCATCCCTGCCAAATCCCCTATTCCCAGTACAGCCGGTACCTGTCAACAGACAAGCTGATTCGCATCACTGCCCTGGGAGAAGAGAAGAGCAGTCCCAAGAAGATCCTGGTGGACAAGATCATCAACTTAGTGTATCCTGCCATCATGATTAAT GTCCTAGGAGCAGCCATTGTGAACCAGCCCATCTCCATAcaggtgatattttcaaaccCTCTCTCGGAGCAGGTTGAAGACTGTGTGCTGACCGTGGAAGGAAGTGGTCTCTTCAAGAAACAGCAGAGAGTCTT CATTGGAATCCTCAAACCCCAACACAGGGCCAGCATCACTCTAAAGACTGTCCCCTTCAAGACTGGCCAAAGGCAGATCCAAGCTAATCTGAGGAGCAACAAGTTTAAAGACATCAAGGGTTACAAGAACGTCTATGTTGACGTGATGTTATAA